Proteins co-encoded in one alpha proteobacterium HIMB5 genomic window:
- a CDS encoding LSU ribosomal protein L17P (PFAM: Ribosomal protein L17~TIGRFAM: ribosomal protein L17): protein MRHGLANKKLNRTSEHRKALLKNMLNSLIKYEQIKTTLPKAKFLKPQADKIITLGKKDTLHNTKMLVSQLQDIKSANKVKKTLSKRYEKRSGGYTRIIKAGFRYGDNAPMAIIEFVDRDVEAKRVDKKKKEPSKEAEKTEEKKLATS, encoded by the coding sequence ATGAGACACGGCTTAGCTAATAAAAAATTAAATAGAACATCTGAACATAGAAAAGCTTTGTTAAAAAACATGCTTAATTCTCTAATAAAATATGAACAGATTAAAACTACTTTACCAAAAGCAAAATTTCTTAAGCCTCAAGCTGATAAAATAATTACATTAGGAAAGAAAGATACTTTACATAACACTAAGATGTTAGTCTCACAGTTACAAGATATTAAATCTGCAAATAAAGTAAAAAAAACTTTATCAAAAAGATATGAAAAAAGAAGTGGTGGTTACACTAGAATAATTAAAGCAGGTTTCAGATATGGTGATAACGCCCCTATGGCAATAATTGAATTTGTTGACAGAGACGTTGAAGCGAAAAGAGTAGATAAAAAGAAAAAAGAACCTTCAAAAGAAGCTGAAAAAACAGAAGAAAAGAAATTAGCTACAAGCTAA
- a CDS encoding SSU ribosomal protein S5P (PFAM: Ribosomal protein S5, N-terminal domain; Ribosomal protein S5, C-terminal domain~TIGRFAM: ribosomal protein S5, bacterial/organelle type) codes for MENNKDKKTDDILEKLVHINRITKVVKGGRRFGFSALVVVGNQAGRIGIAHAKAKQVPDAIKKANEMARRKLIQIPLREGRTIHHDVKAKDGSGRIVLRAASKGTGIIAGGPVRAVCEVLGVKDIVAKSMGTSNAHNVIRATMKALMKQNSPKQISAIRNKKISEIIEKRG; via the coding sequence ATGGAAAATAATAAAGATAAAAAAACTGACGATATTTTAGAAAAACTAGTCCATATCAACAGAATCACTAAAGTTGTTAAAGGTGGTAGAAGGTTTGGATTTTCAGCATTAGTTGTAGTTGGTAATCAAGCCGGTAGAATAGGAATTGCCCACGCTAAAGCTAAACAAGTACCTGACGCTATAAAAAAAGCGAATGAAATGGCAAGAAGAAAATTAATCCAAATTCCACTAAGAGAAGGTAGAACAATTCATCATGATGTTAAAGCTAAAGATGGCTCTGGTAGAATAGTATTAAGAGCTGCATCTAAAGGAACTGGAATTATTGCTGGTGGACCAGTTAGAGCTGTATGTGAAGTTTTAGGAGTTAAAGATATAGTCGCGAAATCGATGGGAACTTCAAATGCACACAATGTAATAAGAGCAACAATGAAAGCTCTAATGAAACAAAATTCACCTAAACAAATTTCAGCAATCAGAAATAAAAAAATTTCAGAAATAATTGAAAAAAGAGGATAA
- a CDS encoding ribosomal protein L18, bacterial type (PFAM: Ribosomal L18p/L5e family~TIGRFAM: ribosomal protein L18, bacterial type), with product MKINTSIRKKFRVSNKVKKVASKDRFRLSISRSARNISAQIIDDSKNITLLSASSVEKDIKAGEKMNKSKLSEVVAERLAKKAQEKKITKIFFDRGVYKYHGRVKIFAETLRKNGMEF from the coding sequence ATGAAAATAAACACAAGTATTAGAAAAAAATTCAGAGTAAGCAACAAGGTTAAAAAAGTTGCTTCAAAAGATAGATTTAGATTAAGTATATCAAGATCTGCAAGAAATATTTCGGCACAGATTATTGATGATTCCAAAAATATAACTTTGTTATCTGCCTCTTCAGTTGAAAAAGATATTAAAGCTGGTGAAAAAATGAATAAATCTAAATTATCAGAAGTTGTTGCAGAAAGATTAGCAAAAAAAGCTCAAGAAAAGAAAATAACAAAGATCTTTTTTGATAGAGGAGTTTACAAATATCATGGAAGAGTAAAAATTTTTGCTGAAACATTACGTAAAAATGGAATGGAATTTTAA
- a CDS encoding 30S ribosomal protein S13 (PFAM: Ribosomal protein S13/S18~TIGRFAM: 30S ribosomal protein S13), translating into MARIAGINIPQNKLVHIGLTYIYGIGDKFSSQICSSLEIPREKRVNELTDEEILKIREYIDQNFKVEGDLRRDYSLSIKRLIDLACYRGSRHRKKLPVRGQRTRCNARTRKGKAIAIAGKKLTPTKK; encoded by the coding sequence ATGGCACGTATTGCAGGTATTAACATTCCACAAAATAAGCTTGTCCACATTGGACTAACATATATTTACGGAATAGGAGACAAGTTCTCAAGTCAGATTTGTTCTTCTCTGGAAATTCCAAGAGAAAAAAGAGTTAACGAATTAACTGACGAAGAGATTTTAAAAATAAGAGAATATATAGATCAAAATTTCAAAGTCGAAGGTGATTTAAGAAGAGATTATTCTTTAAGCATTAAACGTTTAATTGATCTAGCTTGTTACAGAGGCTCAAGGCATAGAAAAAAATTACCTGTTAGGGGTCAAAGAACTAGATGTAATGCAAGAACAAGAAAAGGTAAAGCTATAGCTATTGCTGGAAAAAAATTAACACCAACTAAAAAATAA
- a CDS encoding RNA pseudouridylate synthase,S4 domain-containing protein (PFAM: RNA pseudouridylate synthase; S4 domain~TIGRFAM: pseudouridine synthase, RluA family), translating into MIKSFIVDKTYASMRIDKYLRFNIGKFPQSLIEKSLRNGKVKVNNKKVKSNFKLNLGDKIDLHNFEFKENLLEKKIKFKPSNKIIKENENLIIDNNENFVVMNKSAGISVQGGTKSKKNLIDIFSKSEIFQDTKPFSVHRLDKETSGVFIIAKNRETAQLLTSLFRMRKVHKTYLAICHGEIEKNSGQFNDMLIRYDNGKKIIEEAKTTYKVLDKNSICSLIELKPITGRKHQLRKQLYAIGNSIYGDSKYSNKFFKQSKNKNLMLHSYQIKFMINDKKYTYRASLPNYFNELLKVKRLKFLN; encoded by the coding sequence ATGATCAAATCTTTTATCGTTGATAAAACGTATGCTAGCATGCGTATTGATAAATATTTGAGATTTAATATTGGCAAGTTTCCCCAATCATTAATTGAGAAATCTTTAAGAAATGGAAAAGTTAAAGTCAATAATAAAAAAGTTAAAAGTAATTTTAAATTAAACCTAGGTGACAAGATCGATTTGCACAATTTTGAATTTAAAGAAAATCTTTTAGAAAAAAAAATTAAATTTAAACCATCAAATAAGATAATTAAAGAAAATGAAAATTTAATTATAGATAATAACGAAAACTTTGTAGTGATGAATAAAAGTGCAGGTATTTCTGTACAAGGTGGAACAAAATCTAAAAAAAATTTAATAGATATATTTTCTAAAAGTGAAATTTTTCAAGACACAAAACCATTTTCAGTTCATAGATTAGATAAAGAAACTTCAGGAGTATTTATAATTGCTAAAAATAGAGAAACAGCACAACTCTTAACATCATTATTTAGAATGCGTAAAGTTCACAAAACTTATTTAGCTATATGTCATGGTGAAATAGAAAAAAACTCTGGCCAATTTAATGATATGCTAATTAGATACGACAATGGAAAAAAAATTATAGAAGAAGCTAAAACAACTTATAAAGTTCTTGATAAAAATTCAATTTGTTCTCTTATTGAGCTTAAACCTATAACTGGAAGAAAGCATCAGCTTAGAAAACAACTTTATGCAATTGGTAATTCAATTTATGGGGACAGCAAGTATTCAAATAAATTTTTTAAACAATCTAAAAATAAAAATTTAATGTTACATTCTTATCAAATAAAATTTATGATTAATGATAAAAAATATACTTATAGAGCTTCTTTACCAAATTACTTTAATGAATTACTAAAAGTTAAGCGCTTAAAATTTCTAAATTAG
- a CDS encoding protein translocase subunit secY/sec61 alpha (PFAM: eubacterial secY protein~TIGRFAM: preprotein translocase, SecY subunit), which yields MSSTSSTTDLKNRIIFTIFILTVYRFGTFVPLPGIDPEQLKIMMDGNQKGLLGMFNVFAGGAVSRMAIFALGIMPYISSSIIVQLLTGVSDYFKNLKAQGEMGRAKITQITRYGTVLLATVQGYGLAVGLESSANLVINPGVFFKISTVTTIVAGTIFLMWLGEQITQRGIGNGISLIIFAGIVAEIPRALVTTFELGRTGAVSTFMILAIFILLILTILFIVFMERALRKILINYPKRQMGNKLYGGESSHLPLKINQAGVIPAIFASALLLLPVTFSNFNFSENETFLNISSFFTQGQPLYMLLYASGIIFFTFFYTSITFNPVETAENLRKYGGFVPGIRPGESTAIYIENILTKLTTIGALYLTLVCLMPEFLIANYPIPFYLGGTSVLIVVVVAIDTVTQIQTRLMSSQYEQLIKKTKFGNR from the coding sequence ATGAGCTCAACTTCTTCAACAACAGATCTTAAGAATAGAATTATATTCACCATATTCATTTTGACTGTTTATAGATTTGGAACATTTGTTCCTTTACCTGGGATAGATCCAGAGCAACTTAAAATTATGATGGATGGTAATCAAAAAGGTTTGCTTGGAATGTTTAATGTTTTTGCAGGTGGCGCTGTAAGTAGAATGGCAATATTTGCTTTAGGTATAATGCCATATATTTCATCATCGATTATAGTTCAACTTTTGACAGGAGTTTCAGATTACTTTAAAAATTTAAAAGCCCAAGGAGAAATGGGTAGAGCTAAAATTACTCAAATAACAAGATACGGAACTGTATTGTTAGCCACAGTTCAAGGATATGGTTTAGCTGTTGGATTGGAGTCTTCAGCAAATTTAGTAATAAACCCTGGTGTATTCTTTAAAATTTCAACAGTCACAACAATTGTTGCTGGAACAATTTTCTTAATGTGGTTAGGTGAGCAGATAACTCAGAGAGGTATTGGGAACGGTATTTCTTTGATTATTTTTGCTGGTATTGTTGCTGAAATACCTAGGGCATTAGTAACAACTTTTGAATTAGGTCGAACTGGTGCTGTCTCTACTTTTATGATTTTGGCAATATTTATTTTATTAATATTAACAATTCTTTTTATTGTGTTTATGGAGAGAGCTTTAAGAAAAATCTTAATTAATTACCCAAAACGACAAATGGGTAATAAATTATATGGTGGCGAGTCATCACATTTACCGTTAAAGATTAATCAAGCAGGAGTGATACCTGCAATTTTCGCTTCCGCACTGTTATTATTACCAGTAACGTTTTCAAATTTTAATTTTTCAGAAAATGAAACCTTTTTAAATATAAGTTCTTTCTTTACTCAAGGCCAACCTTTGTACATGCTACTTTATGCATCTGGAATTATTTTTTTTACTTTTTTTTACACATCAATAACATTCAATCCAGTTGAAACTGCTGAGAATTTAAGAAAATATGGTGGCTTTGTTCCAGGAATTAGACCAGGTGAAAGCACTGCAATTTACATTGAAAATATTTTAACTAAGTTGACAACAATTGGGGCACTTTATTTAACTCTAGTTTGTCTAATGCCTGAATTTTTAATTGCAAACTATCCAATCCCTTTTTATCTTGGAGGCACATCAGTTTTAATTGTTGTCGTTGTAGCCATTGATACTGTAACTCAAATTCAAACTAGATTAATGAGTTCACAATATGAGCAATTAATCAAAAAAACAAAATTTGGAAATAGATAA
- a CDS encoding adenylate kinase family protein (PFAM: Adenylate kinase~TIGRFAM: adenylate kinases), producing MNIILFGPPGAGKGTQAQKLVKNHNYYQISTGDLLRNEANKKSNIGVEIEKLISKGEFVSDEIVNDLLKQTLSKLNSHDPIIFDGYPRSISQASNLEQILNNFGRKIDFVISLNVSRDIIQKRIMGRVTCEKCNITLNEYFDQERIKKLSCSGKYLVKRKDDNLETILNRYDKYIETTKPVLDFLSKKTTIHEVDGALKIEEITNKIEQIIKG from the coding sequence GTGAATATCATTTTATTTGGTCCTCCTGGAGCAGGTAAAGGCACTCAAGCACAAAAGTTAGTTAAAAATCATAATTATTATCAAATTTCGACTGGTGATCTTTTAAGAAACGAAGCAAATAAAAAGTCTAATATTGGAGTTGAAATTGAGAAATTAATATCAAAAGGAGAGTTTGTTTCTGATGAAATTGTGAACGATTTATTAAAACAAACGCTTTCTAAATTAAATTCTCATGATCCAATAATTTTTGATGGATACCCAAGATCGATATCTCAAGCATCAAATTTAGAACAAATTTTAAATAATTTTGGTCGAAAGATAGATTTTGTAATCTCTCTAAATGTTTCTAGAGATATAATTCAAAAAAGAATAATGGGTAGAGTTACTTGTGAAAAATGTAATATCACATTAAATGAATATTTTGATCAAGAAAGAATAAAAAAACTAAGTTGTAGTGGAAAATATTTGGTAAAAAGAAAAGATGATAACTTAGAAACTATCTTGAATAGGTATGACAAATATATTGAAACTACTAAACCAGTATTAGATTTTCTGTCCAAAAAAACAACCATACATGAGGTTGATGGAGCCCTAAAAATAGAGGAAATTACTAATAAAATTGAGCAAATTATAAAGGGATAA
- a CDS encoding DNA-directed RNA polymerase, alpha subunit (PFAM: RNA polymerase Rpb3/Rpb11 dimerisation domain; RNA polymerase Rpb3/RpoA insert domain; Bacterial RNA polymerase, alpha chain C terminal domain~TIGRFAM: DNA-directed RNA polymerase, alpha subunit, bacterial and chloroplast-type), whose translation METENVNVKNWKSLIKPTKLDVKMSEDLTQATIVAEPLEKGYGLTLGNSLRRILLSSIRGTAVTSIQIDGVLHEFTSIKGVREDVTDIVLNVKSLALKSASEGTKKLILDAKGPGEIKASDIAPVTDVEILNPDLVICNLDENTNFHMEMNVNTGKGYVPAELNKPEEPPLGLIAIDSLYSPVKKVSYSVSTAREGKALDYDKLTMQVETNGSISAEDAVAYSARIFQDQLKMFINFDEPVEAPVKEVSTEPEFNKNLLRKVDELELSVRSMNCLKNDNIIYIGDLVQKSEGEMLRTPNFGRKSLNEIKEVLTGMSLYLGMEIPNWPPDNIAEMSKKLEEAI comes from the coding sequence ATGGAAACTGAAAATGTAAACGTTAAAAATTGGAAATCATTAATTAAGCCTACAAAGCTTGACGTTAAAATGAGTGAAGATTTAACACAAGCAACAATAGTCGCAGAACCACTTGAAAAAGGTTATGGATTAACTTTAGGTAACTCTTTAAGAAGAATACTTTTATCTTCAATAAGAGGTACTGCTGTAACATCAATCCAGATTGATGGTGTGTTACATGAATTTACATCTATTAAAGGGGTTAGAGAAGATGTAACTGATATTGTTTTAAATGTTAAATCATTAGCACTTAAAAGTGCTTCTGAAGGAACAAAAAAGTTAATTTTAGATGCTAAGGGTCCAGGAGAAATCAAAGCATCTGATATTGCTCCAGTTACAGATGTTGAAATTTTAAATCCTGACTTAGTCATATGTAATTTAGATGAAAATACTAATTTTCATATGGAAATGAATGTAAATACAGGAAAAGGTTATGTACCTGCAGAATTAAATAAACCAGAAGAACCACCATTAGGATTAATTGCAATTGATTCATTATATAGTCCAGTAAAGAAAGTTTCATACTCTGTAAGCACTGCAAGAGAAGGAAAAGCACTTGATTATGATAAACTTACTATGCAAGTTGAAACTAACGGATCCATATCAGCAGAAGATGCAGTAGCTTATTCAGCAAGAATTTTCCAAGATCAACTTAAAATGTTTATTAATTTTGACGAACCTGTTGAGGCACCAGTAAAAGAAGTTTCTACAGAACCTGAATTTAATAAAAATTTATTAAGGAAAGTAGATGAATTAGAACTTTCAGTAAGATCAATGAATTGTTTAAAAAATGATAACATTATTTACATTGGGGATTTGGTTCAAAAATCTGAAGGTGAGATGCTTAGAACACCAAATTTTGGTAGAAAATCTTTAAATGAAATTAAAGAAGTCTTAACTGGTATGTCTTTATATTTAGGTATGGAAATTCCAAATTGGCCACCAGATAATATAGCTGAAATGTCAAAAAAACTTGAGGAAGCAATTTAA
- a CDS encoding LSU ribosomal protein L15P (PFAM: Ribosomal protein L18e/L15~TIGRFAM: ribosomal protein L15, bacterial/organelle) — MTTLNTKVKINKGKIRVGRGIGSGKGKTSGRGVKGQKSRSGVAIKSFEGGQMPLYRRLPKRGFNPISKEHVAILNLEKIQSYIDKKSIKTSDVLNADILKKLKLINKNSKKLKILGTGDIKDKINIEADLASKSALSKLEKIGGSIQLKK; from the coding sequence ATGACTACATTAAATACAAAGGTAAAAATCAATAAAGGTAAAATTAGAGTTGGAAGAGGAATTGGCTCTGGTAAGGGCAAAACTTCAGGAAGAGGCGTTAAAGGTCAAAAATCAAGATCAGGAGTAGCTATAAAAAGTTTTGAGGGTGGTCAGATGCCATTATACAGAAGATTACCTAAGAGAGGATTTAATCCAATTTCAAAAGAACATGTTGCAATTTTAAATTTGGAAAAAATTCAGTCCTATATTGATAAAAAGAGTATTAAAACGTCAGATGTTTTAAATGCCGATATATTAAAAAAATTAAAATTAATAAACAAAAATTCAAAAAAACTAAAAATTTTGGGTACAGGCGATATTAAAGACAAAATAAATATCGAAGCAGACCTTGCGTCAAAATCAGCTCTATCTAAATTAGAAAAAATTGGCGGTTCTATCCAATTAAAAAAATAG
- a CDS encoding lipoate-protein ligase B (PFAM: Biotin/lipoate A/B protein ligase family~TIGRFAM: lipoate-protein ligase B): MKIEIKKSIKPIDYNFALSELEKRLSNVINSKSNELIWILEHNEIYTAGTSSKNEEILNKDIKVINTNRGGKITYHGPGQLMFYFVIDLNRRKKDIRKFISIIENTIIETLSEYEINVFADKENVGIWFNQNNEINKVAAIGVRVSKWIAYHGFSLNINCDLKNYNNIIPCGISDRGVTNLVRIKDINYKGIEEKLIKNFITNLEILSA; this comes from the coding sequence ATGAAAATAGAGATTAAAAAGTCAATAAAACCAATAGATTATAATTTTGCTTTATCAGAATTAGAGAAAAGATTAAGCAATGTTATTAATAGCAAATCAAATGAATTGATTTGGATATTAGAGCATAATGAAATTTATACTGCTGGAACTAGCTCTAAAAATGAAGAAATACTAAACAAAGACATAAAAGTTATTAATACAAATCGAGGTGGAAAAATTACATATCATGGCCCAGGTCAATTAATGTTTTATTTTGTAATAGATTTAAATAGAAGAAAAAAAGATATTAGAAAATTTATTTCTATAATTGAAAATACAATTATAGAAACTTTAAGTGAATATGAAATCAATGTTTTTGCTGATAAAGAGAATGTTGGTATTTGGTTTAATCAAAATAATGAAATAAATAAAGTAGCTGCAATCGGAGTGAGAGTTAGTAAATGGATTGCATATCATGGTTTTTCACTGAATATTAATTGCGATTTAAAAAATTATAATAATATTATCCCATGTGGAATTTCTGATCGAGGTGTTACAAATTTAGTTAGAATTAAAGATATTAATTATAAAGGTATTGAAGAAAAATTAATAAAGAATTTTATTACTAATTTAGAAATTTTAAGCGCTTAA
- a CDS encoding 30S ribosomal protein S11 (PFAM: Ribosomal protein S11~TIGRFAM: 30S ribosomal protein S11) produces the protein MAKTEKTDNKDQKVEKSSKKSNKSSYSKKKKSKKNILNGIAYVQSTFNNTIVSIADTNGNVISWSSAGSKGFKGSRKSTPYAAQIAADTAASKALEYGMKTLSVEVKGPGSGRETALRALQARGFKILSIKDTTPMPHNGTRPPKKRRV, from the coding sequence ATGGCTAAAACAGAAAAAACTGATAACAAAGATCAGAAGGTAGAAAAATCTTCAAAAAAGTCTAACAAAAGTTCGTATTCAAAAAAGAAAAAATCAAAAAAAAACATACTTAATGGAATTGCGTATGTTCAATCTACATTTAATAACACAATAGTTTCGATTGCTGATACGAATGGAAATGTTATTTCTTGGTCATCTGCAGGTTCTAAAGGATTTAAAGGCTCAAGAAAATCAACACCGTATGCAGCTCAAATAGCAGCAGATACAGCAGCTTCTAAAGCTCTTGAATATGGAATGAAAACTTTGTCTGTAGAAGTTAAAGGACCAGGTTCAGGTAGAGAAACAGCTCTTAGAGCATTACAGGCAAGAGGTTTTAAAATTTTATCTATTAAGGATACAACGCCAATGCCACATAACGGAACAAGACCACCTAAGAAAAGGAGAGTTTAA